DNA sequence from the Candidatus Dependentiae bacterium genome:
TATCAAAAGTGTACGAGAAAACAGCAGAATCGTCAATTAAAACATTTTTTTCTGTACGCTACATCCAATTTTTATTAAAAACTGTTCATAGGTTAGATCAATATCGATTGCGAGCTTCTTTTTGCGAGATGTTAATCCAGATATAATTTCAACAAATTTTTTAGCAATGCCTATGGCGCCGCTTACAACCT
Encoded proteins:
- a CDS encoding DUF167 domain-containing protein yields the protein MALIIEIKVVPQSGKHALCLDKSGILKCFVKAAPEDGKANKEVVEVVSGAIGIAKKFVEIISGLTSRKKKLAIDIDLTYEQFLIKIGCSVQKKMF